One Brassica napus cultivar Da-Ae chromosome C4, Da-Ae, whole genome shotgun sequence genomic region harbors:
- the LOC125586184 gene encoding uncharacterized mitochondrial protein AtMg00810-like produces MKLPPGYADRKGDSLPPNPVCKLQKSLYGLKQASRQWFLKFSTTLTSLGFIQTHSDHTCFIKITDALFLCVIVYVDDIVIVSNTDSEVDLLKQQLKHHFKLRDLGPMKYFLGLEIARSSDGIHVCQRKYALDLLDETGLLGCKPSSVPMDPSIKFSKEEGGALVDAEAYRCLIGRLMYLQITRPDITFAVNKLSQFSCAPRQSHLTAVLKILHYIKGTVGQGLFYSSKAELQIQAFADADWGSCQDTRRSTSGHCISLGTSLITWKSKKQQVVSKSTAEAEYRSLSVVTDEILWLTNFLKELRIPLSKSTLLFCDNTAAIHIAHNTVFHERTKNVEIDCYNVRDWLVAGLFKLLHVRTDLQLADPFTKPLYPAQFKRLFGKMGLLNIFVPS; encoded by the coding sequence ATGAAGTTACCTCCAGGATATGCTGATCGTAAGGGGGACTCTCTTCCTCCTAACCCTGtttgtaaacttcaaaagtcTCTCTATGGCCTCAAGCAAGCTTCACGTCAGTGGTTTCTTAAATTCTCTACTACTTTGACATCTTTGGGCTTCATACAGACACATTCTGATCACACGTGTTTCATCAAGATCACGGATGCTCTTTTCCTCTGCGTCATTGTCTATGTCGATGATATTGTTATTGTCAGCAATACTGATTCTGAGGTGGATTTGTTAAAGCAACAGCTAAAGCACCATTTCAAGCTCCGTGACTTGGGTCCgatgaagtacttccttggcTTGGAAATAGCTAGATCATCAGATGGAATTCATGTCTGTCAACGAAAATATGCTTTAGATTTACTTGATGAGACAGGTCTTCTTGGCTGCAAACCATCAAGCGTTCCAATGGATCCTTCTATTAAATTCTCTAAAGAAGAAGGTGGTGCTCTAGTTGACGCTGAGGCATATCGATGTCTTATTGGTCGTCTCATGTATCTTCAAATCACGAGACCCGACATCACCTTTGCTGTGAACAAGCTTAGTCAGTTCTCTTGTGCTCCACGTCAGAGTCATCTCACAGCGGTGCTCAAGATTCTGCATTACATCAAAGGAACCGTTGGTCAAGGTCTGTTTTATTCCTCTAAAGCTGAACTTCAAATACAAGCATTTGCTGATGCTGATTGGGGATCGTGTCAAGACACTCGAAGATCAACCTCGGGTCATTGCATATCTCTTGGTACATCTCTTATCACTTGGAAGTCGAAGAAACAACAGGTGGTTTCGAAAAGTACCGCAGAAGCTGAATATCGGAGTCTCTCTGTTGTTACTGATGAGATTCTCTGGCTTACGAACTTTCTTAAGGAGCTGCGTATTCCCTTGTCCAAGTCCACACTGTTGTTCTGTGACAACACAGCTGCGATTCACATCGCGCATAATACTGTGTTTCATGAACGTACTAAGAACGTTGAGATTGACTGCTATAATGTTCGTGACTGGTTAGTTGCAGGTTTGTTTAAACTTCTTCATGTACGGACTGACTTGCAGCTAGCTGACCCGTTTACAAAGCCTCTTTACCCTGCTCAGTTCAAGCGGTTGTTTGGCAAGATGGGTCTACTGAACATTTTCGTCCCATCTTGA